The window CACGGCCGACCGGCTCGTACGGCTCAAGTCGGCCGCGACGCCCTTGCGCGACCTGGAGAGCATCCACGCGCGATCGCTGCGGGTCGCCGGCGACGACCTGGGCACGTTCTGGAAAACCCTGAATCGCGGCGGATCGACGGACGCCGCCCGCTCGGCTGTCACTCCGCGGATCTCGCTGGACGGCAGGGTGAAGGCGCTGCTCGACCGCAGCACCGCACAGATCAACGCACCCACCGCCTGGAAGGCGGGCTACGCGGGCCAGGGCGTCAAGGTGGCTGTGCTGGACACCGGTGCCGACGCCGCTCACCCCGACCTCGCCGGGCGCATCGTTCGGGCCAAGGACTTCTCCGGCAGCGGGAACACCGGGGATCACTTCGGGCACGGCACGCACGTCGCCTCGATCGTCGGCGGCAGCGGTGCGGCGTCCGGCGGGACCCGCCGCGGTGTCGCCCCCAAGGCCGACCTGCTGATCGGCAAGGTGCTGGACGACAACGGCTACGGCGAGGAGTCGGGCATCATCGCCGGCATGGAGTGGGCGACCGACGAGCACGCCAGGGTCGTCAACATGAGCCTCGGCGGGTCCATCCAGACGGACGGCACCGACCCGCTGAGCGAGGCCGTCAACGCCCTGACCGCCGCCACCGGCACGCTCTTCGTCGTCGCGGCGGGCAACGACGGCCCGGGAACGTCCACCGTGGGCACGCCGGGCGCGGCCGACTCCGCGCTGACCGTGGGGGCCGTCGACCGTGACGACTCCCTCGCCCCCTTCTCCAGCAGGGGCCCGCGCTTCGGCGACGGCGCGGTCAAGCCCGACGTGACCGCCCCCGGCGTCGGCATCGTCGCCGCCCGTGCGGCCGGCACCACCTTGGGCGACCCGGTCGACACCGACTACGTCTCGCTGTCCGGGACCTCCATGGCCACCCCGCACGTCGCCGGCGCCGCCGCCCTGCTGGCCCAGCAGCACCCGGACTGGCATGCGCAGCAACTCAAGGACGCCCTGACCAGTACAGCCGACATCGTGCCCGGCACCGAGGTGACCGAGCAGGGCGGCGGTCGCATCGACCTCGCCTCGGCCATCGGCACGGTCACAGCCACCGGCTCCGTCACCCTTGACCCGCTGCACATCGGCGGCGCGGCCGGAGAGCAGCAGACCGCCACCGTCCGCTACACCAACACAGGCGATCAGCCGGTCACCCTCTCCCTGACGGCCCGTCTGGCGACCGACACCGGCAGGGCACTCCCGCCCGGAGTGGTCAGCCTCGGCTCCAGCGCCGTGCAGCTGGCGGCCGGAGCCACCGCCGACGTGCCGCTGAACGTCGACGCGACGCACGCCGTCCGTGGCAACTTCTACGGATACGTCACCGCCAAGTCCGCGGCCGGCGACGTGGTGGCCCACACCACCGTCTCCCTCGTGGTGCACGCCCCGCAGCACCGGCTGACCGTGGTCGTCAAGGACCGCGCCGGCAAGGTCGTGCCGGGCGCGCTGCCCAACATCTGGAGCCCGGCCGGCTGGGCGCCGTACACCGACAGGGACGCGGCGGTCGCCGTCGTGGAGGAAGGGACGTACTACCTCAACAGCGGTTTCTACGACCAGACGCCGGACGGTGACCAGGTGGGCGACATCGTCCTGCCCGAGGTCAAGGTCACCAAGGACATGACGGTGACGCTGAACGCCGCCGATGTCACCGAGGTGAAGATCCGCACCCCGCGCCCCGCCGAACAGCACGGCGTCATCAGCACCACGCTGTACCGGCAGATCGATGGCCACGGCCTGCTGCAGGGCGCCCTCTACTTCGACACGGTCAATCATCTCTACATCAGCCCCACCGCTCCGGTGACCGACGGCGCCTTCGAGTACACCTCGCGCTGGCAGATGGTGGCTCCCCAGCTCCAGGCGAAGATCTCGGGCAGCTCGCAGACCGTCCGTCCGTACTACGAGCCGCTCTCCCCGGTGTTCGGGGACAAGGGCGCACGGCTGACCGCTGTGGACGCCGGGTCGGTGACCGAGCCCGACCTCGGCAACGTGCGGGGCAAACTGGCCGTGGCCCGGTTCAGCTGGCCCACGGGCGACTACG is drawn from Streptomyces sp. NBC_00178 and contains these coding sequences:
- a CDS encoding S8 family serine peptidase, which encodes MSGIRLLAAASTGLILVAGVVPAASAAQPDRTGTAAPPAAPAAHSATVRLVTGDRVTVTTLAGGRHTASVQPGPGREHIPFRTSEGDSKALTVMPFDAQGLVAAGTLDRRLFDVTALIADGYDEAHSTALPLIISSQPVPSRSGARVTAQASKAATATADRLVRLKSAATPLRDLESIHARSLRVAGDDLGTFWKTLNRGGSTDAARSAVTPRISLDGRVKALLDRSTAQINAPTAWKAGYAGQGVKVAVLDTGADAAHPDLAGRIVRAKDFSGSGNTGDHFGHGTHVASIVGGSGAASGGTRRGVAPKADLLIGKVLDDNGYGEESGIIAGMEWATDEHARVVNMSLGGSIQTDGTDPLSEAVNALTAATGTLFVVAAGNDGPGTSTVGTPGAADSALTVGAVDRDDSLAPFSSRGPRFGDGAVKPDVTAPGVGIVAARAAGTTLGDPVDTDYVSLSGTSMATPHVAGAAALLAQQHPDWHAQQLKDALTSTADIVPGTEVTEQGGGRIDLASAIGTVTATGSVTLDPLHIGGAAGEQQTATVRYTNTGDQPVTLSLTARLATDTGRALPPGVVSLGSSAVQLAAGATADVPLNVDATHAVRGNFYGYVTAKSAAGDVVAHTTVSLVVHAPQHRLTVVVKDRAGKVVPGALPNIWSPAGWAPYTDRDAAVAVVEEGTYYLNSGFYDQTPDGDQVGDIVLPEVKVTKDMTVTLNAADVTEVKIRTPRPAEQHGVISTTLYRQIDGHGLLQGALYFDTVNHLYISPTAPVTDGAFEYTSRWQMVAPQLQAKISGSSQTVRPYYEPLSPVFGDKGARLTAVDAGSVTEPDLGNVRGKLAVARFSWPTGDYAGFSRLAAEAGAKAVLFAWEPVGGAAWTRWQPDGERLELPSMRTNWKIGGALLERIKKGTTTLEFSGTVRSPYLYDVMPVSKGSIPRTMVHVVSDRNTAQVRATYTRTGASTWASEQRFGWRPYQDTAWNQYSRYVPVGQQRLEYVSSDADTLWSHTVHHNVVWNPDFALGAGSQDSPHTYQPGRHATERWFGAVVRPSIPRGFSGTSVRNGDTLSVYVPEFTDSGPGHWSFSELPAFGGIGGEAGSRTATADTRRYDSVPDTAKAVLYRDGKQIAASDKGAWGNFEVPSGKATYKLDLTTARESDDWNFGTDTHTSWTFRSDTAARPTMLPLLQLDYDVPVDVNNAVDRARTHKIGFNVRMQDGMPAPRWAKLKVEASYEDGKNWTTVRAKQHGKRGQFVADLQRPSYIHGDAYVTLRVTASDAAGSSVQQTVVRAFLHRGPK